In Bradyrhizobium paxllaeri, the genomic stretch TACTCTTACGAGGAGCTTCTCAGGGCCGTTGCGCGCCAGGCCGGCGTTGCGTCCCACCTGATTCCAATCCCGATCGCGCTTTGGCACGCACTCGCATGGGCCTCCGAAATGCTCCCGAGTCCGCCCCTCACTCGCAATCAAGTGGAACTGATGCAGATCGACACCTTGTCGTCGCCGGAGTTGCCTGGATTTTCTGAACTTGAGATTTCGCCGCTCTCGGTCGAGGCAATACTCCAAGCGATGCTGTCGAATAGCGGTTGAAAGAGGCTTCTCGGTCAATCCGCTTCCGCAGACGCGCCGCATCGAGTCAGCGGAATTCGAACAATCTCGGACTCTGGGTCTCGGCCGGCCCGATTCAGCAGGTAACGTGAAAAAGGCCGATCTTCTTCGCGCGCGAATTGTTGAACGTACGAATCGCGTCGGGGGTCGGCTGCAACAGGACCGTGCAACCCTTTTTCGCAAAATACGCCTCAGCTTCCGGCGATAGATGCACATTGCCCATCTGGCCCGAGCCAAGAATCAGCTGCTCGCATCCGTCCTCAAAGACGAACTTCGCCTCGTCCTTCGAGAGGACATGCGAGGTGCCGTAGTACTTCTTCGACAGCTTCTTCTTCCGCTTTGCTACTTCGCCGGACAGACGGATGATCACGTCGTGTTCATACGTCTTTCCGTCAATCGTGATGGTGCCGAATGTAGTGCGTTCGATCTCCATAGCCTGACCTCTCATGATCTCGGCACAAGGCGCTACCCTCGTCGGCGACGAGCCGCCTCGGTTTCCGACCAACACAGCAGAATGCTACCCTTCATGCTCCCAT encodes the following:
- a CDS encoding Mth938-like domain-containing protein, with the translated sequence MEIERTTFGTITIDGKTYEHDVIIRLSGEVAKRKKKLSKKYYGTSHVLSKDEAKFVFEDGCEQLILGSGQMGNVHLSPEAEAYFAKKGCTVLLQPTPDAIRTFNNSRAKKIGLFHVTC